A window from Pseudomonas alloputida encodes these proteins:
- the ilvA gene encoding threonine ammonia-lyase, biosynthetic, with the protein MTSFSVPRTTVTPQQLLSEQVRRILAAPVYDLAIETPLQAAPALSAALGNQVLLKREDLQPTFSFKIRGAYTRLSRLTDVQRERGVITASAGNHAQGVALAASHLGMKATIVMPTTTPSLKVEGVRSRGGHVVLHGESFPHALTHALKLADSEGATFVPPFDDPDVIAGQGTVAMEILRQRPGALDAIFVPVGGGGLIAGIAAYVKYLRPDVKVIGVEPADSNCLQAAMAVGERVILPQVGTFADGVAVAQIGAHCFELCRHFVDEVVTVSSDELCAAIKDIYDDTRSITEPSGALAVAGIKKYVAREGVQGQTLVAIDSGANVNFDRLRHVAERAELGEQREAIIAVTIPEQPGSFRAFCHALGKRQITEFNYRFYPGKEARLFVGVQTHPVHDPREQLLASLREQGYSVLDLTDNELAKLHVRHTVGGHAASGADERVLRFEFPERPGALLGFLERLGKRWNISLFHYRNHGAAEARVFAALEVPADELAGLPSTLDEMGYRYWDETDNPAYKLFLG; encoded by the coding sequence ATGACCAGCTTCAGTGTCCCTCGTACTACCGTCACCCCCCAGCAACTGCTGTCGGAGCAGGTGCGTCGCATTCTTGCGGCGCCGGTGTACGACCTGGCCATTGAAACGCCCCTGCAAGCGGCCCCGGCCTTGTCTGCCGCCCTGGGCAACCAGGTGTTGCTCAAGCGCGAAGACCTGCAGCCTACGTTTTCGTTCAAGATCCGGGGTGCCTACACCCGCCTGTCGCGACTGACCGATGTGCAGCGTGAGCGCGGGGTGATCACCGCTTCGGCGGGCAACCATGCCCAGGGCGTGGCCTTGGCCGCATCGCATCTGGGTATGAAGGCAACCATCGTCATGCCCACCACCACGCCATCGTTGAAAGTGGAAGGCGTGCGTTCGCGCGGCGGGCATGTGGTGCTGCATGGCGAGAGCTTCCCGCATGCGCTGACCCACGCACTGAAGCTGGCCGACAGCGAAGGCGCGACCTTCGTGCCACCGTTCGATGACCCGGATGTGATCGCCGGGCAGGGTACCGTGGCCATGGAAATCCTCCGTCAGCGCCCTGGGGCGTTGGACGCGATCTTTGTGCCCGTGGGCGGTGGCGGCTTGATCGCCGGGATCGCCGCCTATGTGAAGTACCTGCGCCCTGACGTGAAGGTGATCGGTGTCGAGCCGGCAGATTCCAACTGCCTGCAGGCTGCCATGGCCGTCGGCGAGCGCGTGATCCTGCCGCAGGTGGGCACCTTTGCCGACGGCGTGGCGGTGGCGCAGATCGGCGCCCATTGCTTCGAGCTGTGCCGCCACTTCGTCGACGAGGTGGTGACGGTGAGCAGTGACGAGCTGTGCGCGGCGATCAAGGATATCTACGACGACACCCGTTCGATCACCGAGCCGTCCGGGGCCTTGGCCGTGGCCGGTATCAAGAAGTACGTGGCGCGTGAAGGTGTGCAGGGGCAGACCCTGGTGGCCATCGACTCCGGGGCCAACGTCAATTTCGACCGCTTGCGCCATGTGGCCGAGCGGGCCGAGCTGGGTGAGCAGCGCGAGGCGATCATCGCCGTGACGATTCCGGAGCAGCCGGGCAGCTTCCGGGCCTTTTGCCACGCACTGGGCAAGCGGCAGATCACCGAATTCAACTACCGCTTCTACCCCGGGAAGGAGGCGCGCCTGTTCGTGGGCGTGCAGACCCACCCGGTGCACGACCCACGTGAGCAGTTGCTGGCCAGCTTGCGGGAGCAGGGGTACAGCGTGCTGGACCTGACCGACAACGAGCTGGCCAAGCTGCATGTGCGCCATACCGTCGGCGGACATGCCGCGTCAGGGGCTGATGAGCGGGTACTGCGCTTCGAGTTCCCCGAACGGCCAGGGGCGTTGCTGGGGTTTCTGGAGCGGTTGGGCAAGCGTTGGAACATCAGCCTGTTCCATTACCGCAACCATGGTGCGGCGGAGGCGCGGGTGTTCGCTGCCTTGGAAGTGCCAGCGGACGAGTTGGCGGGCTTGCCGTCGACGCTGGACGAGATGGGGTACCGGTACTGGGACGAGACTGACAACCCGGCGTACAAGCTGTTCCTGGGCTGA